The window GCTCCTACGGAGCTCGCTATACTTTTTACTTTTACCTTGGCTCTTTTTACTTAAAAGTAAACCCTTTTTCTTCCAGAGCATCCTTTAAGATGGCCATTCTGGCAAAAACACCATTTTCCATTTGTCTGAAGACTCTTGAACGGTCGCATTCTACCAGATCTGAGTCTATTTCTACACCTCTGTTGATAGGTGCCGGGTGCATGATGATTGCTTCTTTTTTCATGGCTTGCTCTCTTTCTTTAGTCAGGCCATATCTTTTATGATAGTCTGATGCTGTGAAACTCATGGCTGCATCGTGTCTTTCGTGTTGGATTCTCAATAACATCAGAACATCTACTTCAGCGATCAGTTCATCAACTGAAAGGTAAGTTCCGTTGATTAGTGCTCCTTCATCAAACCATTGCTCAGGTCCTGAGAAATATACTTTAGCTCCTAATCTTCTTAAAGCTTCAGCGTTTGAGTTCGCCACACGGCTGTGTTTTACATCTCCTACAATTCCTATTTTTAATCCTTCAAACTTTCCGAACTCCTGATAGATGGTCATCAGATCCAGCATACATTGTGAAGGATGGTTTCCTGTTCCGTCTCCACCATTGATTACAGGAATTTTAATATTTTTCAGTTCTTCAAAATATCTGTCTTTCTTATCGCGGATCACTACCAGATTTACCCCAAGACTCTCAATTGTCTTCACTGTATCATAAAGACTCTCCCCTTTATTTACAGAACTGTGTGAAGCATCAAAATGAACTACCTGCAATCCTAATTTTCTTTCTGCAATATCAAAGCTGGTTTTTGTTCTTGTGCTGTCTTCGAAGAAAAGATTGGAACAAAAAACTTCGCCTTCAATTTTAGCAGTTTTTCCATTTCTAAAAGCCAGTGCTTCTGTCAGTATACTGTTGATTTTCTCGGTACTTAGTTCTGTAATCGTAAACATAATCTTAATTTTTGAGCATAAAAAAAGCGAAGACAACAATCTTCGCTAATAACAATAAATATCGTAAAGGGCGCTTTCGCCCGGTAAATCTAATGATATAAATGCTTTTTTATTCATTAGGTGCAAAGATATAACAATTTTATGAACCTACAAAAACAAAGTTTAAAATAAATTAAAACCTTGAGTATTTCCTTATTCTCATTTAAAATTAATATTTTTGTTGCAACACAACATTATTCTATGGATTTAAAAGACAAAATGATTCTCAGCATTATACAGGAAGACTCTACTTTATCAGTGAAAGAAAT of the Chryseobacterium capnotolerans genome contains:
- a CDS encoding aspartate carbamoyltransferase catalytic subunit; protein product: MFTITELSTEKINSILTEALAFRNGKTAKIEGEVFCSNLFFEDSTRTKTSFDIAERKLGLQVVHFDASHSSVNKGESLYDTVKTIESLGVNLVVIRDKKDRYFEELKNIKIPVINGGDGTGNHPSQCMLDLMTIYQEFGKFEGLKIGIVGDVKHSRVANSNAEALRRLGAKVYFSGPEQWFDEGALINGTYLSVDELIAEVDVLMLLRIQHERHDAAMSFTASDYHKRYGLTKEREQAMKKEAIIMHPAPINRGVEIDSDLVECDRSRVFRQMENGVFARMAILKDALEEKGFTFK